A genomic segment from Leptospira perdikensis encodes:
- a CDS encoding pirin family protein, whose amino-acid sequence MTRSLIGHSKDLGDNFVIRRVLPAMEKRSVGPFVFFDHFGPVPVVTGQELVVRAHPHIGLATITFLYDGVITHRDSLKVEMDIRPNETNWMVAGSGIVHSERSKFDPKYEILEGIQTWIALPKAKEEIDPSFEHFSELEMPVLKKDGLVFRLLGGRFLGLESPATVHSPLFYADIEVGFNTEEVDWMLSDKEEAGLYVSRGSIESNGESYAVGSMVLFEKGTSVKFKAKQNSRLMLLGGEPLTEKRNIFWNFVSTNQDTIDRAKERWAKDEFPKVPGETDRIPLPN is encoded by the coding sequence ATGACACGTTCACTCATAGGACATTCCAAAGATTTAGGAGACAATTTTGTCATTCGCCGCGTTCTTCCTGCTATGGAAAAACGTTCGGTGGGACCCTTTGTTTTTTTTGACCATTTTGGCCCAGTACCTGTAGTCACTGGTCAAGAACTGGTGGTTCGGGCCCATCCGCATATTGGCCTTGCTACCATCACATTTTTATATGATGGTGTGATTACCCATCGTGATAGTTTGAAAGTAGAAATGGACATTCGGCCGAACGAAACCAATTGGATGGTCGCAGGTTCTGGAATCGTACACAGTGAACGTTCTAAATTTGATCCCAAATACGAAATTTTAGAAGGTATCCAGACATGGATTGCACTACCAAAAGCAAAAGAAGAAATAGATCCTAGTTTTGAACATTTTTCTGAATTAGAAATGCCTGTTCTTAAAAAAGACGGATTGGTCTTTCGGTTGTTAGGTGGTAGATTTCTAGGTTTAGAATCACCAGCTACGGTACATTCACCCTTGTTTTACGCAGACATCGAAGTTGGTTTTAACACCGAGGAAGTGGATTGGATGCTTTCTGATAAAGAAGAAGCAGGACTTTACGTTTCTCGTGGTTCTATTGAATCCAACGGTGAATCTTATGCGGTCGGATCTATGGTGTTATTTGAAAAAGGGACCTCTGTAAAATTCAAAGCTAAACAGAACAGTCGTTTGATGTTACTTGGTGGGGAACCGTTAACAGAAAAAAGAAATATATTTTGGAATTTTGTTTCTACAAACCAGGATACGATTGATAGAGCAAAAGAAAGATGGGCAAAAGATGAATTTCCGAAAGTTCCAGGGGAAACAGACAGAATTCCTTTACCCAATTAA
- a CDS encoding family 43 glycosylhydrolase: MNKQNIYWQLYQDDPILKPGFPSPILADPSFLFPENCPDGLWHLFAHNIFGVQEFLSEDGIQWKKRKTIIWNAMRPFLFQEDGTYYLYYEKYKFLQILMPWFPYRKWKSRIEVRTSKDLKTWSAPKTVIEPKFPFHKDPKYGDSVSNPCLVKFGKKYRMYFSSSLVYIPDCGFCEPKHITVAESTSPLGPFSYFSDPILTPNEMDPFCNLGAGSLKVIEWKGRYLGFQNGIFWNPVRKESCSAILFLQSEDGINFERINQTPILGPTGKGWKASHVYACDVKYSEAEKIFILYFNARDKAHWTKGKEAIGLFVGKVEESIPSTKRTTKQVQKKKASPKKKISQPKAKKSKSKRK, encoded by the coding sequence TTGAACAAACAAAATATCTATTGGCAACTCTACCAAGATGATCCCATTCTAAAACCAGGATTTCCGTCGCCTATTTTGGCGGATCCGAGTTTTTTATTTCCTGAAAACTGTCCTGATGGTCTTTGGCATCTCTTTGCACACAATATTTTCGGTGTACAAGAATTTCTCTCTGAAGATGGCATTCAATGGAAAAAAAGAAAAACCATTATTTGGAATGCCATGCGTCCTTTCCTCTTTCAGGAAGATGGCACTTATTATCTCTACTACGAAAAATACAAATTTCTACAGATCTTAATGCCTTGGTTCCCGTATAGAAAGTGGAAATCGAGAATCGAAGTTCGAACGAGCAAAGATCTAAAAACTTGGTCAGCACCAAAAACTGTCATTGAACCCAAATTCCCATTTCATAAAGATCCAAAGTATGGTGATTCTGTCAGTAATCCATGTTTGGTGAAGTTTGGTAAAAAGTACAGAATGTACTTTTCATCTTCACTCGTTTATATTCCTGATTGTGGATTTTGTGAACCAAAACATATTACAGTTGCAGAATCAACTTCCCCTCTCGGACCCTTCTCTTATTTTTCCGATCCAATACTAACACCAAATGAGATGGATCCTTTTTGTAACTTGGGTGCCGGTTCCTTAAAAGTCATTGAATGGAAAGGCCGTTATCTTGGTTTTCAAAACGGTATCTTTTGGAATCCAGTAAGGAAGGAATCTTGTTCGGCGATTCTCTTTTTACAAAGTGAAGATGGTATCAACTTTGAACGAATCAACCAAACACCAATTCTTGGTCCCACCGGAAAAGGATGGAAGGCAAGCCATGTATATGCTTGTGATGTGAAGTATTCCGAAGCAGAAAAAATCTTCATCCTTTATTTTAATGCAAGGGATAAAGCACATTGGACCAAAGGGAAAGAAGCCATCGGCCTTTTTGTGGGTAAGGTAGAAGAATCAATACCTTCTACAAAGAGAACCACCAAACAAGTGCAAAAAAAGAAGGCCAGTCCGAAAAAGAAAATATCCCAACCAAAAGCCAAAAAAAGTAAGTCTAAACGTAAATGA